The genomic stretch GAAACGGGAACGCTCATTTGGCAAATCTCGCGAGAAGGTAACCCGGCATGCAAGAGCTTATATCGAAGGCCACCTGCAAGCAAATATTCTCACCTGCTGTAAGCACTTTCCGGGACATGGCAGTGCAGAAGGCGATACCCATGCTGGTTTCGTTGATGTGACTGATACTTGGAAAGAAGATGAGCTGGAGCCTTACAAAACATTAATCACCGAAGGGAATTGTCAAATGATTATGACGGCTCATATTTTTAATTCTAAGCTGGACGAAAATATGCCTGCCACCCTTTCTGAAAATGTTCTGCAGCATATTTTGAGGGAAAAGCTGAGCTTTACCGGTGTGGTAATTTCAGATGATATGCAGATGCGCGCCATTTCAGATCATTATTCCCTAAAAGAATCTCTGGGAAATGGCCTTAATGCAGGGCTGGATATCTTCTGTTTTGGCAATAACCTTCTCAAAGAACAAGTAGAACTTAAGGACGCCATTGCTGCGGTTGAACAATTACTGGATGAAGGAAAAGTAACAGAGAATCGAATCGATGCCTCCGTTTCCCGTATCCTCGATCTAAAAGCTAAACTGTAAGAGTTCTACTTCCCGAGATGGTTGTCCACCAATCTTTCAATGGGCTTTCTTACAATAATACCCAGCTTCAGTCCTCTCTTTGCGAGAACCTTTTCCAATGTTTCTCTGTGAATGGCTGCTATGGAACCGACAAAGCCAATGTCTTTATCTGTAATATCTCCAAAGTAGGCGAGCTGCTTTTCTGCAAAATCCTCAAAGCCACTCCGAACTATATCTTTGATAAAATCGTGCTCTGCAAAATCACCCAAAAGATGTGAAAAAGAAGCCACAAATCTATTCCCATTGGGCTCCTTATATACTTTTTGCAAAATCTGATCCAGCTCCATATCGTGTCTTTTTTCAAGTTCCTTTCTAAGATCAGAAGGCATCAAATTATAGAAATAGCTTCGCAGGATTCTCTTACCGAAATACCCTCCGGAACCCTCGTCACCCAGTGTAAAACCAAGTGAAGGAATCTGGTTTATGATTTTCTCTCCATCATACAGGCAAGAGTTAGAACCTGTTCCCAGAATACAGGCTACTCCCGGCTTATCCCAGAAGCAAGCCTTGGCAGCTGCCAACAAATCGGTATCAACGGTAATGGTTGCACTACCAAAGCAAGTTGATATTGCTTTTCGAATTATGCCTTTGCTCCTTTCGGTTCCACATCCCGCACCATAGAAAAAGATTTCGTCAACGGTTTTATCTTTGAGGGCACTAACCAGTCCTTCATTAATAACCTTCGTTAACTGCTCCAGAGACATGAAATATGGATTCAAACCATCAGTATGAAAATATTCTTTCTCCCCATTTTGATTGACTAAAATCCATTCTGTTTTTGTTGAACCGCTGTCTGCTATTAGTATACTCATTCATCCATTTTAATTGATTGTAGCGAAGATACTTAACACATTATTTCATTACCACTTTGGTTTCTTTTTTTATACTATTCGGGCTAATTAATGAAAAAATATGACTACACTAAGCGGCATTTCTTCCGGCAAACGACTTGTATCTTTGGACTTTTTCAGGGGGGCTACAGTGGCCGCCATGATTTTGGTAAATAACCCCGGATCATGGTCTCACATTTATGGACCTTTAAAACACGCTCCCTGGCATGGTTGGACTCCAACAGATCTTATATTCCCCTTTTTCCTGTTTATTGTTGGGGTTTCCATTGTTCTGGCATTTACCAAAGCGAGAGCCAAAGGTGCAGATGATTCGGATTTACTGAAGAAGACGCTGGTCAGAGCCGCCAAGATATTCGGCCTTGGGCTTGCCCTTTCTGCTTTTCCATACCTCACCTTCATTCCCGACTTTGGTTTACATCAAAACCTGATTGATATACGGATTCCGGGTGTTTTGCAAAGAATCGCCATCTGCTATGCTATTGGTGCTACTCTTTTTCTTTACACTAAACCCAAAACCCAAATGCTCACCCTTGCCGGACTTCTGATAGGATACTGGATATTGATGATGGGTATCCCGGTTCCCGGTTATGGGGCTGGAGCCATCGACTCCGCAGAAGGTAATCTTGCAGCATACATTGATCAAATGCTATTATCTGGTCATATGTGGAAAGAGAATTGGGACCCTGAAGGATTGCTTAGTACACTTCCTGCCATTGGCAGTACACTGATTGGAATCTGGACGGGCAGAATGTTAATGAGCGACAAGGACACCGAATCCTCAAGAACTTTACAGTTCTTTATTTGGGGATTTATACTCATCATGCTCGGTTATGTGTGGAGCTGGATTTTCCCAATTAACAAGAATATCTGGACGAGTTCTTACACGCTTTTCACAGGCGGACAAGCCATGTGCATTTTTGGGCTCTGCTATTGGTTTATTGATGTTAAAGGGAAACAGCGTTTTACCGACTGGGGCGTTGCCTACGGCATAAATGCCATTACCGTCTTCTTTCTGAGTGGAATCATTGCCCGGTTATTTAATATGATCCGGTTTTCATATGGCGGTGAATCCTATACGCTGAAAGGGTGGATCTATGAAGTGGTTTTAAACTCGATAGCTTCACCCATCAATGCCTCTGTTTTATATGCGGTACTATGGATTGTATTGTTTTACCTGCTGGCAGCCTTTATGAAAAAGAAAAACATCATTATAAAAGTTTAGCTCTTTTATTTTATAAGCGTCATTTTTCTGGAAATGGTAGCTTCACCTGTAGTCAGTCTGTATAAATAGATTCCAGATGATAATCTGCTTGCATCAAAATTAATGGTGTGGCTACCAGCACCCAGCCTCTCATCTACCAGGGAAGCTACTCTTCTGCCCAACACGTCAAAAACTTCCAGGTCAACCTGATCTGCACTTGGCAAGGTAAATGAGATTTTCGTAGTTGGGTTGAAAGGGTTTGGATAGTTTTGTTTCAAAGAAACATCTGTTGGAATTTCAGTATCTCCGGTTTTTTCATTGGAAACAGCCGTTTGGTTTGGATAAACAACCTCAAGATTATCAATAAAAATAGAACCCGAGTACCTTTCTCCGGTTTGCTGATCCGATGCCAGCTTAAAGCCTATGCTCTTGATTGTTATGGGATAGTAGAAAGTATTGAAAGGGTCAACAGGGCTAAGGTCACTCATCAGAGAGGGATAAATATCGAAGTCAGTACTTTCTGCCCATTTTTTTACACGAATCGTGAAAGATTCACCATTATTATCCTCCAGGGCTAAGTCGATCAAATGCTTTTTACCATCTGTTCTGGCATGGAAGTTAATGGAATCTGGCACCCCAAATACCGGGATATCTGTTTCCAGATAAGCCCATACAGTAGGTGTATTATTATATTCAAACTCGTAGTCCAATCGCAGGGAGTGTTCACCATCAGTGGCAACACTATCTACCAATACCAGTGCGGAGTTTTCCAGATCTATATTCAGTCCATCCAAAGACCAGCCATCAAGGCTCTCAAAACTGCTTAGTAATTCCCGTCCAGTGCCAATCTGTACTTCTACTTCAGCTGTATCTGAAACTCCATCGTACGTTCCGATTACATTTGTTATTCCTTCACTAATCCCTTTAAAAGTGCCATTTGTGATCATTCCTATGTCCGGGTTTTCAACTTCCCAGCTAATACCGGCATTTCCGACTTCCTGTTTCTGCCCGTCAAAATCATATGACTCGTTGAAATAATTAAATGCATAGGAACTATCGGTAACAGCATGCTGCGGGAAGATTGAGAAATCGGTTATGCCTTTTACAATAACCATCGCGGTATCTTTAAGTCCCTCATATTCCAGATACACATATCCGGTATCCGGAGTGTTGCCGGCAGTAAAATTTCCTTCACTGTCTATTGCAGCATCAAAACCTTCACTTAGAGAAAAACTCAGGTTTTGAGAATCAAGCTCGATGGGATAATGATTTACATCACTCCCACTTACTGAAAAGTTAAATGTATTTCCTCTGTATACTTTCTTAAAAGACGGAGCCAGATTCAGGTTCTCAAGCAAACCGGTTTTCTCTTTTGATGAAACCACCATCAGTGCATTAGCAACAGCTCGTTCACCAATTCCATCTGAAGGATCATTAACTACATTGTTGTGAACCACCATGGTCGTAGAACCTCCACCATCAAGATTCAGGGCATTCTCAACTCCAAATCTTTTCATGAACTCACCCATTTCTGTCAGAGTCATTCCTGCACTTGAAGCCTGTCTTCCATCAACGGTCATCAGGTAAAGTTTGGTAGAGTCTGCATTAAAACCCACTGCCGTCCTGGGATGTCTTTCCGGCCAATCACCCTCATTATTCCCATCATTCAGAAACTTACCACGGCCACCTACAACCTCTTTTATATTGTCGTAACCGGGTAATAACTGATGTTCTACACGTACAGTATCTCCGGCCTGAAATCCATCCAGATCGTTTGCAGAAGTCCCATGTCCGGATAGTACAAAAGTAGAATCGGTAAACTCGGCATCACCGGCAGATATTTTCTCGACTACTACTGCTCGTACTTCACCATTTACAACCCATTCATCAATACCTTTTAAGATAAGTTCTGTACCAAACTGGTTGGTTCCGGTTGATGATCCGAAATACTGATTGTAATAAACCAACGCATCTGTGGTTCGAGCCTGATTTATTCCTGTAATATCAAATTCATCATTCCCCGATCGTAGTTTACCGGTATAAGCAGTAGGGTTGATGAAAACTTTTTTGTCTTTTGTGTATCCAAATACATCCCTGCTAATCGGCTTTTTTATTATTTCCCCTTTTATAACCTGGGCATTAGTTGGATTTCCCCCTCCATAAAAATCACCGTTAACCGCTGCAACTACCTGATGTCCTTCAAACGATTTTCTCTGCGACATGGAACTGGTTTTTTCATAACCGCCAAAAGTATCCTGAGCTTTTACTGTTTCCAGTTTTGTTTCAGATTTAGTGAGATCTACTTCTACAACATCAAATGTCCAGGGAACGGCAGGAGCTTCGATTGTATAGTGAAATATCCCATCACCAATTTGCTGCACACTCAAAGTATCATATTTAATTTGAGCAATGCTCTGGATTGATAGTATGCTTAGTGCAAAAATTAAGATCGACTTCTTCATATCAGGTGTTGTAAGTGTTAGGAAATAATGTTTAATGTACAGTCAGAGCTCTTGTTCTAATCTTTATCTACTTCCACGTTATAAAGACTATCCTGTCTTTGCTCCAAATGTTGCCTCTCTTCTATTCTCTGTCTTTCTACGGTATCGTCGGGCTCTAGCTGATGCTCCCATTCATACTCAACCGGATACCACTGTAAAATATCTTTTTTTCCAAGTTCCAGAACTGTATAGCCGGGTTTAAATCCTAACCAATTACCTCCCCACCAGGCTGCAGAGGCAGCTTGAGAGGTGATATACCATACATCATTAAATCTAAAGTCTTCACTGATATGGGTATGTCCCTGAAGTAAAGCTTTTACATTATGTCGTTCCAGAACATGCCGAAGCTCTATGTTATCCTGTAGAACGAATGGGCTCATAGCCATCATCTCAAAATCATTATTAATTTGCCCTTTATGAGAAAAAGCAGCTAAGTGCGAAACCGCAATTGTTGGCATGTCTTTATGATCACCAAGATCGTAACGAAGCCAATCCAACTGCTCTTCACCGATCATAGCTTTATAAGCCGGGCCATTTTCGCCTTCAAACTCAAAAATCGAATTCAAAATCACAAAGTGCCACCCGTTGTGATTAAAACTGTAGTAATCTTTTTCCATCCCCATCTCTTGCATAATCATTTTTTTCCCAATGCCGGGATGGTCGGCAGGAACTTTTCGGCGTGATGATAACCCCAGTACATCATGGTTTCCAATGCAATTGTAATAAGGCATCCTTAGCTCATCAGTAGCACTTTTATAGAGCCGGATGGATTCTTTATAGGTCTCAAGTTCTGTGTACAAACCATCAAACACCATATCTCCACCCATCAGTACCAAATCTGGGGAAGGTTCCAATGAGTTTATGGATTCGATACATTTTTTATACCCTAGATGTCCCTGTCGCCGGGATGTTACATGCTGATCGGTAAGGTGAACAATCCGAAAGCTTTCCTCATTATTCTTGCTAGTATTGAAAAAAGTGCCCATTCCCAGGGCACTAATTCCAACATTTTTTAAAAACGATCTTCTGGACGACATTACTTAATGAGCGTCATTTTTCGGGTCATAGAAACATCTCCCATCTTCAGCTGGTAAATATAAATACCTGAAGACAATTTGGATGCATCGAAGTTAACCGTATGCTCTCCGGCAACCATAGTTCGCCCTACAAGCTCTGCAACTTGTCTTCCAAGCATATCATAAACCTTCAGAGTCGTAAAGCCACTATTAGGCAGATCGAAGGTTATCCTTGTAACCGGGTTAAAAGGGTTAGGATAGTTTTGTGACAATGATATCTGCTCCGGAGTTTCCGTTGTTTCCTCATTTGAAACAACAATACCTCCTTCAACTGCAGATGTAGGCTCACTCTCTACATTATTTCTGCTAACAGCTGTTACAAAATACCAATGACTTTCTTCTGAAGGCGGGGTGACATCCGTATAGCTCGTTTCTCCTGTAACGGCAATCAAGTTGTAAGGGCTCTCCATTTCTTCGACTGCATTAGGTGAAGAACCGGCATCGACACGATAAATCGCATATTTAATCAATGTATCGACATGACCGGCAGCGGATGTTTTAGTCTGTACATCGATTTGAGGTCTATCCCAGCTTAATTCAAATACATACTCTTTCTCCGAATCCCTGTTAACAACAAGGTTTTCAGGTGAATTGGGAATACTTGTATCCTTCCAATCCATCGTAGGCTGTAAAGCTGCATACTTGTAGTAATTATTCTTTAGTGAATCAGCAAATCCTTTGGACGAATAGGTTGTAATGTTACTTGACCTGAAGAACACACTTCCTGATATATTTTCATTATTTCTATTGTGCCGGATTTGACGAGGTATTTCATCTGCATCAAATAGTGTATTTGAATAGGTACTGCTGCTAGAACGGTATAGTCCATGTCCGGGGTATATATGCCGGCCATTAGCTGCAGCTTGTTCAGCCCACCAATCAGCGAGTTTTCCATAATCCTGTCCGGTACCAAATCGGGAGAAGGCCCAATATAGCTGTGGTGTTATATAATCTATCGTTTGTGCTTCCAGCCAGGCCACTCCATCACCATAGACAACGCTGTAAGCATCCATACCGCTGATTCCACTTGGCACTCCGCTTTTCCATATTCCAAAAGGACTAATACCAAATTTCACCCATGGTTTCACAACCTGAATACTATCGTGAAGCATTTCTACAAACAGATCGATGTTATTTCTTCTCCAATCATCTTTATTATCAAACCCTCTTGGGTATTGAGCGAAGGTATCATCATCAAGGGTATCATTATTGTTGCTGGCCATATGATTGGGTGGATACGGGTAGAAGTAATCATCAAAATGAATACCATCGACATCGTAACGGTTCACTACATCCATTACAACATCAATATTGTAATCAATTACTTCAGGTAAGCCCGGATTCATAATGGCAATTGCATCATTCATTACAAACAACCATTCCGGATGCTTATTAGCTACATGCATAGAATCTCGTGCGGTAGTACCCGGAAGTTTATTTTTTGATTCTGCATCATAATACCTTCCCAGGAACGGCTTTAAGCTTTCATCTATATTTTCATTATTAAATACTTTTTGGGTAAAATCGCCCGGGATCATGCGCATAGCCCGATATGGGTTCAACCAGGCATGAAGCTCCATCCCTCTTTTGTGGGCTTCTTCAATTACAAATTCTAAAGGATCCCAATATGGATCCGGAGCAACACCTTCTTCGCCGGTAAGGTACTTCGACCATGGCTCAATGTCAGAATCATATAGTGCGTCTCCTTCTGTTCTTATCTGGAAATACAGTGTATTTATACCAGCAGCTTTCATGTCATCCAATCGGTCTAACAAGCTTTGTTTCTGAAAGCTAACGGGTATGTTGCCGGATGCGGGCCAGTCTAAATTAATGACCGTAGCCATCCATGTAGCTCTAAATTCTTTTTTTGGTGGCTGATTCTCTTGAGCCTGAACATTTATGTAACAAAACAGGCATAGCAAAAGGATTGAAATGGGTTTTCTTAACAACATGATTTTATAATTTCGATATATAGAAAAAAAAAGGCAGCACAAGGCTGCCTTTTTTGTGGCTTTATGCCTTTTACTTAATAAGAGTCATTTTGTTCGTTAAACGAACTCCGTTTGTTTGCAACATGTAAATATAAACGCCTGAAGACAGGTTAGACGCATCAAAAGATACGGTATGATCGCCTGCACTCATGCGAGAGTTTACTAATGTAGCAACTTCACGACCAGTCATGTCATACACTTTAATTGTAACAGGACCAGCTTCGTTAATCGAATACTCGATATTGGTAGTTGGGTTAAATGGATTCGGATAGTTTTGCTTTAGGGTATATCCTTCTGGAATATCAGATTTTCCATTATTCTCGTTAGAAGTATAAACCTGCTCGGTTGTAAACTTCTGAACATCAACAGCCGTTTCTGTTGCGCTGAAAGCACCAACATAAGCGATAGTACCATCAGGTGAGAAATCTAGACCACGAGGTCTGGCTTGATCATATCCTCCGGAAACATCAGCACCAGCTACCCATTCAATACTATCCAATGCGGTTGGTGTGGTCTCAGGATCAAGATCTGCATAATCAAATGCATACCATGTTTGTGGCTGATATGGCTCGCCCGGAACATCATTCAATGAACCTGAACCTACCCATAGGTGGAATGTTTGTGGGTGAAGGTCGAAGCTTTCAGCTCTGATTCCTCTTAGTACAGTATCTGGTACCGTTGGGAAACTTTCGAATTCACTTGCACGAGCATAACGCAATACTCCAGGACCAGTATAACCAGCCCACCAGATTGTATTACCATCCGGAGAAACCTGAAGATCACGAGAGAAACCTGAAGTCAGAGTAAGCAGTTCTTCCGGGTTTTCAAGATTTGAATCATACTTGATAATCGGAGCATCTGTGGCTACTACAGCAGATACATAAATGTTTCCATTTTTATCAGCAGAAGCTTCACCAAGAGAACCAATACCTGGATCAACTTTGGCGATACCCATACCTGTTGTATGATCTACCTTGTAAACACGGTTAAACTGAGAGATAATAATGTCTCCATTATAATCTGCTTCAATACCACGTCCTGAATAACCTTCGTAAGCTTCACCTTGCCACACCTGACCTAAAGTATCAGCTGGGGTGTCATCTTCATACTCAATAACTTTGAGTGGTGAAAACGAAGCTGGTGTACCATCAGGATTATAGATGTAGATTACGCGTGTCGCTACTTTTACCCCGGTTCTGTTTAGTGTAACACTATCGGTTGCACCAAAAGGTTGTATCCAGATTTTACCTTCGCCGTCAACGGCAACACCATGAACTTCTACCCATGTATCACCTTCTTCCGGTACGAAAGTATCGTCCTGAGTCCAATTTTGTGCAAAAGCCAATGCTGGTATAAGCATGAAGCTAAGCACGGTTAGTATTTTATTCATTTTCATAATTATCTCCTTTGTATCTGTTTATCTATGCGTTTGATTATTTAGATTAAGTATTTGTGTTATCGTTTCAGTTAAAAACCGAAAATTCCTGCTCTTGTGCGGTCATACATATTCAAAAAATTGATACTGTTCTCATCATCTCCTCTTACAGTAACCACAGCAAACTCATCATCACGCCAGGTTATACTCGTAATTCCGGGCTTCAGCATGCCTTCATAAAATGCTTCATGTCTTCCATCCGGGTATACCCGTACCATGCTTGGTTTCGATACATCATCTATTTCTCTACCCGTTGTTATAATCAATTCACCGTTTGAGGCCAAAATCATATCCGAAATGCTACCGCCGTAATGTTGGGAATAATCAAAATATAGTCCACCCTGAGTCAAATTACCTCCACCATCAATGGTGAATTTCCATACTTTTTGGCCTCCCTGAATTTCACCTCCAACATACAGCTCATTATTGGCAGCATAAAAAGCCACTGATGAAAATGCACCAGCGAAATTCGTTTTAGACTCGGCTCTGTTAGTTACATTAAACCGGTGAATTTGGTCACTATCTACACCTACAACCCATAAGAATCCGTTATTATCAAAAACCATGTCACGGATCTTGAGAGCATTTGTAGTTGAAGCAGCCCAAACGTCTTCCTGCAAATCGTTGCCAAAAGTTTTCACGAAAACTGCCCGCAAACTCTGTTGTGCCAGAAAAAGATCCCCATTTGGGCCTACTGCCAGTGCAGAATAGCTGTTAAACCTCATAGTACTGTCGGATGGATAAGGGTTATCATCATCGTCAAGCTCACCCTGATATCGGGTGTTATCGGTGGTAACGGTCCCATCCGGAGAAATTCGGGTATAACGAATAATTCCGTTCGTATTTATTATAGCGTAAACATTGTTTTGTGCATCTACAGCAACAGGGGTGTTTGGATTGTTTGAGGAAGCGACTCCGGGATAAAGCCCAAAAGGCTGAATCAGATCATAGAGGTATGAGTCACTAAAAAACTCAGCTCCTCGTACAGATACCCTAACATTTAAATCGTCTCCCCAAATAGTTCCAGGCCGTACTACAAGTTGTGTTTTAGTTGCACTTTTGACGACACCCGCAGATCCACCAAAATTAATGGTGACACTATCAGGATCTGTTGCAAAGTTCTCTCCGGTTACGATAACGGAATCAACCCCAGCCAGATATCCATCTACCGGTGTTATATTTGTAACAACAGGGTTTGGCCTTGAAGGCTCATAATCAGGATCATATACACTGTTACCTTCTTTACAAGATATTAGCCCTGTAGTTAAAACTACCAATAATACGATGTGATTTATTTTTCTAAACTTCATACTTACTAATGTCATTTAAAATCCTATTTGAGCACTAAATCTGTTTACTTCACCAAATACACCAAACTGAGTGTACGAGTAGTCAACACTTAAGACCATGGGGCCAATAGGTTGCTTTATACCGGCACCAAAAGTTAGCTGCTCTTCATCTTTTGGAAAACCATATCCTCCCCTTATTACAAATCGATCTATGAACGTGTACTCCAGACCAAAAAGCAGTTGCTCATCGTAATCACGAGGCCTGTTTGCATCAATGCTGACAAGAAGAGAGTGAACATCCGGGTCAAGGTTACTTAGATCTAACACATCCATCGAAATTCCAATTTTGAAAGTAAGAGGGAGTTCAGCCCCTTCATCGTCGTAACTTACTTCAGGAGAAAAGTTTCTGAGCGCCATACCAAAGTTCAAACTCTCAAAACCTGTTTTATAAAGTACACCAAAATCGAGTACTCCTGTACCCGCAGAAAACGACTGTAATTCATAACCTCCGGAACCATCCATGGTTACAGCTGCTTTTCCTAAATTCTGATTACTGTACCTGAAGTTAGCACCTACCGAAAACTGATCTGTAATCGCATTTGCATACGACAGACCTACAGCAAAAGCCGTTGGATTTATAGTTCCTAAATCAACATACCCTTGTTCATTGTCTGCCCGGGCAGTGGAAAGGATTTCTCCATAATCAACAGAAATAGCGTTTACTCCAATAACACCATATTTCCCATCAGCAGGCTGATAAACCAGCGAAGCTGAATTGTGATTGATATCAGCAATCCATTGAACCGCACCTACACTAGCCGTATACGTACCATTTATATAAGCCATAGTAGCTGGATTGTATAAGGCTGAATAAGCGCCCATCTCTACAGATGTAACCGCTTCAGACATCGCCGAAGCTCGCGGAGATGGCGATACACTTAAAAATTTCATACTTGTTTGCGCCCTCTTCTTTTGTCCATATATATCTGTGGTACAAAGAAGCGCTAAAATACAGAGGAATAATGCTTTACTTAATCTCACTTTTACACCTATAGTATGATTACAATTTTTCTTGTAGCTACTTTACCAAACTCATCATCGTTTGGATCTTCGTTGATAATTCGGGCAATATAAATGCCACTAGCTACTCGTTGACGGTAGTCTGTTTTGACATCCCAGTAGATATCTCCACTTCCATTTGTATTGGTCAAAGTCTTTATTTTTTCACCTAACTCAGTATAGATGTTTATTGTACATCTGCTGGGCACTTCAAAGAATGCTACCCGGTCTTCACTGGCTACACTTCCAAATTTCAATTCAACAGGTGAGTTTGCCCTGTATGGATTCGGCACCACACGAATATCTTCCATGGCTTCACCCGCAGGTCTGAGCAGTCGGGCCGGATCATAACTTTGCATATAATAGCGGTTGCTTATCAACTCAGTATTTGTCGGTGTTTGTCCGGTCGGGTCGTTATTCAAAGATCCTACACTAACTATATAATAATAGTAGTCAAGTCCGCGGATGGGCGGATCAAGCAAATATTCAGGGCCACGATCTACGTCACCATCTTTGATAAAGGTTTCACTGGCGTCAGCCTCATAGAGAAGCCGGTAAGTACTGTCCAGTCTTCCCGATGCACGATAAATTCTAAAGCCATTAAGATTTGATGTGTCACCGGTATATTCCCATTCAAGGTCAATTCCATTACCTGCAGAAGTTACTGTAAAAAGACTGGGAGGTTCCGGAGCCTCTGGGATTGCATAACCCGACTCATAGTTTGCAATAGCTCTTTCAAACGTTTGAAATAAAGAATCTCTACCCTGGAATACTACCCTGTTCTTTTGTTCGGCATCAATCTCACCTCTCTTGAATGCAGCACCCGTTTCATTTGCCAATTCCCTTGATATACCTGATGAAGCCTCAGCAATAACTATAGTCACACTGTCTCCGAAGGCAATATCGTATGGACCGTAACCATAGGTATATGCTTGCCCGCCCTGTTCATCCGGTGGAGTAGGTGCATTTGTTGGGTTTACAAAACCATCGAATCCACTTGGCTCTACAACATAGGCATGTCGTGGGGTCACCCTTCCGCGGCTCATCATTTCATATTCTTCCTCCATTTTCGTGACATTAAAGGCGTCGTTGTTACTATACAATTTATCATCATTGTGCTCATAAGACATGGTAAATGGCTGTCCGGGGTCATCCGTTGGGTCTGTAGATGAAGCATCAGCATGCAAGGTTACGGTTCCAACAAAGTGATAGGCTGCAAGCCGGCCTGTGGTGTCATCAGCAGATAAATAACCACCTGTAGTATTCGGGACAAATATCGGAGCCCCAATATTGTCATAGTTTGGAGTTGCAAAGCTTGGGA from Gracilimonas sp. encodes the following:
- a CDS encoding family 10 glycosylhydrolase, producing MLLRKPISILLLCLFCYINVQAQENQPPKKEFRATWMATVINLDWPASGNIPVSFQKQSLLDRLDDMKAAGINTLYFQIRTEGDALYDSDIEPWSKYLTGEEGVAPDPYWDPLEFVIEEAHKRGMELHAWLNPYRAMRMIPGDFTQKVFNNENIDESLKPFLGRYYDAESKNKLPGTTARDSMHVANKHPEWLFVMNDAIAIMNPGLPEVIDYNIDVVMDVVNRYDVDGIHFDDYFYPYPPNHMASNNNDTLDDDTFAQYPRGFDNKDDWRRNNIDLFVEMLHDSIQVVKPWVKFGISPFGIWKSGVPSGISGMDAYSVVYGDGVAWLEAQTIDYITPQLYWAFSRFGTGQDYGKLADWWAEQAAANGRHIYPGHGLYRSSSSTYSNTLFDADEIPRQIRHNRNNENISGSVFFRSSNITTYSSKGFADSLKNNYYKYAALQPTMDWKDTSIPNSPENLVVNRDSEKEYVFELSWDRPQIDVQTKTSAAGHVDTLIKYAIYRVDAGSSPNAVEEMESPYNLIAVTGETSYTDVTPPSEESHWYFVTAVSRNNVESEPTSAVEGGIVVSNEETTETPEQISLSQNYPNPFNPVTRITFDLPNSGFTTLKVYDMLGRQVAELVGRTMVAGEHTVNFDASKLSSGIYIYQLKMGDVSMTRKMTLIK
- a CDS encoding T9SS type A sorting domain-containing protein, translating into MKMNKILTVLSFMLIPALAFAQNWTQDDTFVPEEGDTWVEVHGVAVDGEGKIWIQPFGATDSVTLNRTGVKVATRVIYIYNPDGTPASFSPLKVIEYEDDTPADTLGQVWQGEAYEGYSGRGIEADYNGDIIISQFNRVYKVDHTTGMGIAKVDPGIGSLGEASADKNGNIYVSAVVATDAPIIKYDSNLENPEELLTLTSGFSRDLQVSPDGNTIWWAGYTGPGVLRYARASEFESFPTVPDTVLRGIRAESFDLHPQTFHLWVGSGSLNDVPGEPYQPQTWYAFDYADLDPETTPTALDSIEWVAGADVSGGYDQARPRGLDFSPDGTIAYVGAFSATETAVDVQKFTTEQVYTSNENNGKSDIPEGYTLKQNYPNPFNPTTNIEYSINEAGPVTIKVYDMTGREVATLVNSRMSAGDHTVSFDASNLSSGVYIYMLQTNGVRLTNKMTLIK
- a CDS encoding IPT/TIG domain-containing protein, with protein sequence MKFRKINHIVLLVVLTTGLISCKEGNSVYDPDYEPSRPNPVVTNITPVDGYLAGVDSVIVTGENFATDPDSVTINFGGSAGVVKSATKTQLVVRPGTIWGDDLNVRVSVRGAEFFSDSYLYDLIQPFGLYPGVASSNNPNTPVAVDAQNNVYAIINTNGIIRYTRISPDGTVTTDNTRYQGELDDDDNPYPSDSTMRFNSYSALAVGPNGDLFLAQQSLRAVFVKTFGNDLQEDVWAASTTNALKIRDMVFDNNGFLWVVGVDSDQIHRFNVTNRAESKTNFAGAFSSVAFYAANNELYVGGEIQGGQKVWKFTIDGGGNLTQGGLYFDYSQHYGGSISDMILASNGELIITTGREIDDVSKPSMVRVYPDGRHEAFYEGMLKPGITSITWRDDEFAVVTVRGDDENSINFLNMYDRTRAGIFGF
- a CDS encoding PorV/PorQ family protein, which translates into the protein MRLSKALFLCILALLCTTDIYGQKKRAQTSMKFLSVSPSPRASAMSEAVTSVEMGAYSALYNPATMAYINGTYTASVGAVQWIADINHNSASLVYQPADGKYGVIGVNAISVDYGEILSTARADNEQGYVDLGTINPTAFAVGLSYANAITDQFSVGANFRYSNQNLGKAAVTMDGSGGYELQSFSAGTGVLDFGVLYKTGFESLNFGMALRNFSPEVSYDDEGAELPLTFKIGISMDVLDLSNLDPDVHSLLVSIDANRPRDYDEQLLFGLEYTFIDRFVIRGGYGFPKDEEQLTFGAGIKQPIGPMVLSVDYSYTQFGVFGEVNRFSAQIGF